A genomic stretch from Theropithecus gelada isolate Dixy chromosome 2, Tgel_1.0, whole genome shotgun sequence includes:
- the TMEM212 gene encoding LOW QUALITY PROTEIN: transmembrane protein 212 (The sequence of the model RefSeq protein was modified relative to this genomic sequence to represent the inferred CDS: inserted 1 base in 1 codon), protein MKGLYQAAGRILVTLGSLSVCSGVIAFLPVFSYKPWFTGWSVRIACPIWNGALAITTGVLLLLAYREWTQRYLWEATFTFXILSIMECPLHFAVALESDLLGPYCFYSFSGIAGTNYLGYAVTFPYPYAKFPLAYVDIPHYEEYHLTLQALDLCLSFTLLCTSLTVFIKLSARLIQNGHINMQLPAGNTNPFSP, encoded by the exons ATGAAGGGCCTCTACCAGGCTGCTGGCCGGATTCTCGTCACTCTGGGGAGCCTCAGTGTCTGCTCTGGAGTTATTGCTTTCTTGCCTGTCTTTTCTTACAAGCCTTGGTTCACGGGATGGAGTGTTCGGATTGCTTGTCCCATCTGGAATGGAGCTTTG GCCATCACAACTGGTGTGCTTCTACTGTTGGCTTACAGAGAGTGGACCCAGAGGTACCTG tGGGAAGCTACTTTCACCT GGATTCTGAGCATTATGGAATGTCCACTCCATTTTGCAGTAGCCTTGGAATCTGATCTCCTGGGCCCATATTGCTTCTATTCATTTTCAGGGATTGCAGGGACTAATTACCTTGGATATGCAGTTACCTTTCCTTATCCATATGCAAAATTCCCATTAGCCTATGTGGACATACCACACTACGAAGAGTACCACCTGACACTTCAAGCCCTCGACCTGTGCCTAAGCTTTACCCTGCTCTGTACATCCTTGACAGTGTTCATCAAACTTTCTGCAAGACTTATCCAGAATGGACACATAAAC ATGCAACTCCCTGCTGGGAACACAAACCCTTTTTCACCATGA